A part of Drosophila ananassae strain 14024-0371.13 chromosome 2R, ASM1763931v2, whole genome shotgun sequence genomic DNA contains:
- the LOC6506771 gene encoding dipeptidase 3 translates to MNPVPNREFLEVHPLHQHQPHCKQQCFVFTEIADIELPAEITKFGGGNEKIRCSNGGIPSYSSKKDSCSESSGERPERSRGRKILLGVGLVLVCIAMAGGIPLALQLRSSSLLEARLAFIRRLLTESPLIEGSWKPPSTMSLNSSNLFEVRQNHIGAVLWPIAVPCGAQYLDAVQLTLEGIDKAKRITAATDSLHIVESADEMEQTHIRGEVAVLMGISGGHALGTSTAVLRSIYLLGARFVSITSLECTTPWASAAIRRPDYLVEENITNSFNEFGQTMLFEMNRLGMLVEISMLSEAAMLAVLKTAKAPVLLTNATPLSMCNSTNIASIPDHVLSLLPENGGVILLNLERCGDRTLSVREAITAINYVRKVAGVDHIGLGGAPKSYALLLAELARDRVWGNAAIKKLVGGNVMRILREIETLKNRLPLYEEWIPHESIESNSYCRYPES, encoded by the exons ATGAATCCTGTACCGAATCGTGAATTCCTGGAGGTGCATCCTCTGCACCAGCACCAGCCCCACTGCAAGCAACAATGCTTTGTCTTTACAGAGATAGCGGACATTGAACTGCCCGCGGAGATTACCAAGTTCGGCGGGGGAAATGAAAAGATAAGATGCTCGAATGGAGGAATTCCATCGTACAGTTCCAAGAAGGACTCCTGCAGCGAGTCCTCCGGGGAACGTCCTGAAAGATCGCGTGGCCGAAAGATTTTACTTGGCGTTGGTTTAGTTCTCGTTTGCATCGCTATGGCAGGAGGAATTCCGTTGGCCCTACAACTGCGTTCTTCCTCGCTCCTGGAGGCACGTCTTGCCTTCATCCGCCGCCTGCTGACGGAGTCGCCTCTGATTGAGGGCTCCTGGAAGCCGCCAAGCACCATGAGCCTCAACAGCAGCAATCTGTTCGAGGTGCGACAGAACCACATCGGAGCTGTACTCTGGCCCATTGCAGTGCCCTGTGGAGCCCAATATTTGGATGCCGTACAGCTCACTTTGGAGGGCATTGACAAGGCCAAGCGGATCACAGCTGCCACAGATTCCCTACATATCGTGGAGTCCGCCGACGAGATGGAGCAGACCCACATTCGCGGCGAGGTAGCAGTTCTAATGGGCATCAGTGGTGGCCATGCCCTGGGGACCAGTACCGCCGTTCTCCGATCGATCTACCTTCTGGGTGCCCGATTTGTGTCTATCACGAGTCTGGAGTGCACCACACCGTGGGCATCAGCGGCTATCCGGCGACCCGATTATCTTGTCGAGGAGAACATAACGAATTCCTTCAACGAGTTTGGACAG ACAATGCTTTTCGAGATGAATCGCTTGGGAATGCTGGTGGAGATTTCGATGTTGAGTGAAGCGGCAATGCTGGCAGTCTTGAAAACCGCCAAGGCCCCCGTACTTCTGACCAATGCCACTCCACTATCCATGTGCAACAGTACCAATATAGCTTCCATTCCGGATCATGTGCTCAG CCTGTTGCCGGAGAATGGGGGCGTCATCTTGCTCAACTTGGAGCGCTGTGGTGATCGGACCCTGAGCGTCCGGGAGGCCATCACTGCCATCAACTATGTACGCAAGGTGGCTGGAGTGGATCACATCGGTCTAGGTGGGGCACCCAAAAGCTATGCCCTGCTTTTGGCCGAACTGGCGAGGGACAGAGTGTGGGGCAATGCGGCCATCAAGAAGCTGGTGGGCGGAAATGTCATGAGAATTCTGCGCGAAATCGAGACTTTGAAGAACCGGCTGCCGTTGTACGAAGAGTGGATACCACATGAGTCCATCGAAAGCAATTCCTACTGCCGATATCCGGAATCTTAA
- the LOC6506769 gene encoding transmembrane protein 104 homolog — MPRLVNGREAAPTYSNLVGFIFIFNLIVGTGALTLPGVFAKAGWVLSLIVIVLLAIISYMTVTFIIEAMACANAIRNWQTLQALRQSRSSTENSENDDNADEVSIASGDQRGDFERVPLTIQNREFHYYQLSHKFELGEMATLFFNEFGRTMFYLCLIVYLYGDLSIYSAAVARSLRDVVCEHQNGTDLNSLMYLAGDSQNNTSTPCWKEHTISRLSMYRVFLIGFTLIFGPFAAFNVQKTKYLQMLTAVFRWLAFTLMICISLKLLFTTGAKGHPATFNVYGIPSLFGACVYSFMCHHSLPSLLAPLKHKSKVSKILSLDYIIICAFYILLAMTGIFAFERIEDLYTLDFLPYDLKYIDFWSGLMICIDYFLALFPIFTLSTSFPIVAITLKNNLQALFLDMSQFDSYSPFVRMLFPLCAIVPPFCVTYFTESLSSLVAFTGTYAGTGIQYIIPVFLVYFSRRTCSELLGSGIVNRFQSPFRSSAWLVFVFVWSILCVCLVTINLFS; from the exons ATGCCTCGCCTGGTTAATGGACGGGAGGCCGCACCCACCTACTCGAATTTG GTTGgcttcatttttatatttaatcttATCGTTGGAACCGGAGCTCTAACCTTGCCGGGTGTGTTCGCCAAGGCAGGATGGGTGCTAAGCCTCATAGTAATTGTACTGCTGGCCATTATAAGTTACATGACCGTCACATTTATCATCGAAGCAATGGCTTGCGCCAATGCTATCAGGAATTGGCAAACTCTACAGGCTCTACGACAAAGCAGAAGTTCAACGGAAAATAGCGAGAACGACGATAATGCTGATGAAGTCTCAATTGCATCCGGAGACCAACGAGGAGATTTCGAGCGGGTACCGCTGACCATCCAGAACAGGGAGTTTCACTATTATCAGCTTTCCCACAAGTTCGAATTGGGTGAAATGGCCACGCTCTTTTTCAACGAGTTCGGTCGAACAATGTTTTATCTGTGCTTGATAGTATATCTATATGGAGATCTAAGCATATATTCTGCCGCCGTGGCAAGAAGTCTTCGAGATGTTGTATG TGAACATCAAAATGGCACGGATTTGAATAGCTTGATGTACTTGGCAGGAGATTCTCAAAACAATACATCCACTCCATGCTGGAAGGAGCACACTATTTCTCGCCTGAGCATGTACAGAGTGTTTTTAATTGGATTCACTCTGATCTTTGGTCCCTTTGCTGCTTTCAATGTTCAAAAGACCAAGTACTTACAAATGCTCACGGCGGTCTTTCGTTGGCTGG CCTTTACACTGATGATTTGCATATCGTTGAAACTACTGTTTACCACAGGTGCCAAAGGCCATCCTGCCACGTTTAACGTTTACGGTATTCCTTCGCTTTTTGGAGCTTGTGTTTACTCGTTTATGTGCCACCATTCCTTGCCCAGCTTGCTGGCACCCCTTAAGCACAAATCGAAGGTTTCGAAAATACTCTCCCTGGACTATATCATTATTTGtgcattttatattttactaGCCATGACTGGTATTTTTGCATTTGAGAGAATCGAAGACCTATACACATTGGATTTTCTACCCTACGATTTGAAGTACATTGACTTTTGGTCAGGCCTAATGATATGCATTGATTATTTTCTGGCCCTCTTTCCCATTTTTACCTTGTCTACCAGTTTTCCCATTGTGGCCATAACCCTCAAGAACAATCTACAGGCCCTATTTCTGGACATGTCGCAATTCGACTCCTACAGTCCGTTTGTGCGCATGTTGTTTCCATTATGTGCCATTGTACCGCCGTTTTGCGTAACTTATTTCACTGAAAGCCTCTCCAGTTTGGTGGCATTCACTGGAACCTACGCAGGCACCGGTATACAATATATAATCCCAGTCTTCCTGGTTTACTTCTCAAGACGAACTTGTTCTGAATTGCTGGGAAGCGGCATAGTTAACCGTTTTCAAAGTCCTTTCAGGTCAAGTGCCTGGCTTGTCTTCGTTTTTGTTTGGTCTATTTTATGTGTATGTTTAGTAACcataaatttatttagttaA
- the LOC6507942 gene encoding mucin-2 codes for MVRFGHLFVWALLLVITTGTDLSGDDTLNDILSGLEFDDDSSSTRLIRDTSFSARNIEKIDVKCDQGNGMLVEVQFSENFEGVIYSQGYYNDPKCNYVKGDKAGRSFTFSVPYDGCGSKPSCSVCASIENILIIQDDRDIQNSYDVARKISCSRGDEKEKTVYFKPFVVDMLEVISVDTPSGPVECWMEIGTGTPPNVRPIQGTLTLGTDVTFTINVKHSEQAWDVNILQCYASDDMDFEARTTKRLQLSDKRGCSIKEKIFGEWRKYEAPSSLTSTYYNTLKAFRFPDRSQVYLKCDIELCNGACKRDYSCGSLQTGPCTEGSTDPQCLQDHLISSKVTTQKPRCYPGSRDPECQRATTLPPTTIRIPIASTFAPKPRCYPGSRDPSCVGTQPTPRPRCSPGSNDPECQPATYLPPTTRRTPITTQKPRCYPGSTDPDCQPATYLPPTTRRTPATTPRPRCFPGSPDPACSPVTRAPLTTPRPRCYPGSPDPECQPKTRPPVTTSKPRCYPGSTDSRCPQIVTVPTSKQEPKSTCYPGSNDPDCLNCYPGSPDPRCPKVAITKKPGCYEGSDDPKCQPATYLPPTTRTPTVAPKPRCYPGSTDPSCPQPTTRTPLTTSRPRCYPGSTDPSCPQPTTRTPVTTSKPRCYPGSTDPECQPATRPPATTPKPRCYPGSNDPDCQPATYLPPTTRRTPITTPKPRCYPGSPDPTCSPVTRPPLTTSRPRCYPGSPDPECQPKTRRPVTTSKPRCYPGSSDPECQPATRPPATTPKPRCYPGSNDPECLNCYPGSPDPRCPKVPTTKKAGCYEGSDDPRCQPATYLPPTTRAPTSAPKPRCYPGSTDPSCPQPTTRTPLTTSRPRCYPGSTDPSCPQPTTRTPLTTSKPRCYPGSTDPSCPQPTTRTPVTTAKPRCYPGSPDPECQPLTTPKPRCYPGSNDPDCQPATYLPPTTRRTTIPPTRPRCYPGSSDPACPTVTRPPLTTSKPRCYPGSTDPSCPQPTTRTPLTTSRPRCYPGSTDPSCPQPTTRTPATTSKPRCYPGSTDPDCQPATYLPPTTRRTPVTTPKPRCYPGSPDPECQPKTRPPVTTSKPRCYPGSTDSRCPQIVTVPPTKQEPKSACYPGSKDPECLNCYPGSPDPRCPKVPTTKKAGCYEGSDDPRCQPATYLPPTTRTPTSAPKPRCYPGSTDPSCPQPTTRTPLTTSRPRCYPGSTDPSCPQPTTKAPVTTSKPRCYPGTTDPSCPQPTTRTPLTTSKPRCYPGSRDPSCQPATYSPPTSKSLITTSRPRCYPGSDDPECQPATYLPPTTRVPVTTSKPNCYPGSTDSRCPQKPPTTPRPRCYPGSPDPECQPATYLPPTTRRTTVATSRPRCYPGSTDPDCQPATYSPPTTRTPVTTSKPNCYPGSTDRRCPQIPVTTPRPRCYPGSSDPSCQPATYSPPTTRTPVTTSKPNCYPGSTDKRCPQVPVTTQRPRCYPGSPDPECQPATYLPPTTKVTTRTPVTTTKPNCYPGSTDKRCPQIPVTTERPKSACYPGSQDPECLNCYPGSPDPRCPKVPTTKKAGCFDGSDDPRCQPATYLPPVTHRTPTPAPKPNCYPGSTDPRCPQTTTRRIPITTAKPRCYPGSPDPDCQPATTRAPVTTLRPRCYPGSSDPECQPATTRIPVTTSKPNCYPGSTDSRCPQIPLTTPRPRCYPGSPDPSCQPATYLPPTTSRPVPTVPTTRAPVTTLRPKCYPGSNDLECQLIPTRKPETTSKPNCYPGSTDRRCPQVPVTTLKPRCYPGSPDPSCQPATYLPPTTSRPVPTLATTRIPVTTVRPRCYPGSSDPECQPATTRIPVTTSKPNCYPGSNDSRCPQVPITTQRPRCYPGSTDPECQPATYLPPTTRRTTVPTSKPRCYPGSDDPACQPATYSPPTTRTPVTTSKPNCYPGSTDSRCPQIPLTTEKPKSACYPGSSDPECLNCYPGSPDPRCPKVPTTRKAGCFEGSDDPRCQPATYLPPATHRTPTPAPKPNCYPGSPDPRCPQTPTTRIPVTTARPRCYPGSPDPECQPATTRAPVTTLRTRCYPGSSDPECQPATTRIPVTTSKPNCYPGSTDSRCPQIPVTTPRPRCYPGSPDPSCQPATYLPPTTSRPVPTLPTTRAPVTTQRPRCYPGSSDPECQPAATRAPITTPKPNCYPGSSDPRCPSVPVTTPRPRCYPGSTDPDCQPATYTPPTTRVPLTTSRPRCYLGSNDPSCQPATYLPPTAARPPITSAKPRCYPGSNEPGCQIPTTRTPVVETTPVYCYPGSIDPRCPDSGYRGTSRIPATYLPPLSDPGYDRTIRNAKTSFFKEINHLALTDNNVFELEDDDEVSSRVKRELSFEDESEDLLSKRIMKREFNEQPSEQEVISLTLGVRMGISVK; via the exons atgGTCAGATTCGGCCACCTTTTCGTGTGGGCCTTGCTTTTG GTCATTACTACGGGCACTGATCTGAGCGGCGATGACACTCTCAACGACATTCTGAGCGGTCTTGAGTTTGATGACGACTCCTCCTCGACCAGATTAATCCGCGACACCTCGTTCTCGGCGAGAAACATTGAGAAGATCGATGTGAAATGCGACCAAGGTAATGGCATGTTGGTGGAGGTGCAGTTCTCGGAGAACTTCGAAGGAGTCATCTACAGTCAGGGGTACTACAATGACCCCAAATGCAA cTATGTCAAGGGTGATAAAGCTGGCCGCAGCTTCACATTCTCAGTGCCATATGATGGATGCGGCAGCAAGCCCTCGTGCTCCGTGTGCGCCTCCATCGAGAACATCCTGATCATCCAGGACGACAGGGACATTCAGAACAGCTATGATGTAGCCAGGAAGATATCCTGCAGCCGCGGCGATGAAAAGGAGAAGACGGTGTACTTCAAGCCGTTCGTTGTGGACATGTTGGAGGTTATTTCCGTGGACACTCCCAGCGGTCCGGTGGAGTGCTGGATGGAGATCGGCACCGGAACTCCTCCCAATGTCAGACCCATTCAGGGCACTCTGACCCTCGGCACGGACGTTACCTTCACAATCAACGTCAAGCACTCGGAACAGGCCTGGGACGTGAATATACTGCAGTGTTATGCCTCGGATGACATGGATTTCGAGGCCAGAACCACGAAACGATTGCAACTCTCGGACAAGAGGGGGTGCTCCATAAAGGAGAAAATATTCGGAGAGTGGAGGAAGTACGAGGCGCCGTCCAGTCTTACCTCCACCTACTACAACACCCTCAAGGCGTTCCGATTCCCCGATCGCTCCCAGGTGTATCTGAAGTGCGATATCGAGCTCTGCAACGGTGCCTGCAAGAGAGATTATTCCTGCGGAAGCCTGCAGACTGGGCCATGCACCGAAGGCTCCACCGATCCCCAGTGCCTTCAGGATCACTTAATTTCATCGAAGGTGACAACCCAAAAACCCCGCTGCTATCCTGGTTCCCGAGATCCAGAATGCCAACGAGCTACTACCCTGCCACCGACCACAATCAGGATACCCATTGCGTCAACGTTTGCTCCCAAGCCGCGATGCTATCCTGGTTCCCGGGATCCAAGCTGTGTTGGCACCCAGCCCACACCTAGACCGCGGTGTAGTCCTGGTTCCAATGATCCGGAATGTCAGCCGGCAACTTACCTTCCCCCAACAACTAGAAGAACTCCGATTACCACACAAAAGCCAAGGTGTTATCCAGGCTCTACCGATCCCGATTGCCAGCCCGCAACCTATCTTCCCCCAACAACGAGAAGGACGCCCGCTACTACACCTCGGCCGAGGTGTTTCCCCGGATCTCCTGATCCTGCCTGTTCACCAGTCACTAGAGCTCCATTGACTACACCCAGACCAAGGTGTTACCCCGGATCTCCTGACCCAGAATGTCAACCTAAGACAAGGCCTCCTGTCACCACGTCGAAGCCTAGATGTTACCCAGGGTCTACAGACAGCCGTTGTCCACAAATCGTGACAGTGCCTACATCAAAGCAGGAACCCAAGTCCACTTGCTACCCAGGATCCAATGATCCTGATTGTCTCAACTGCTATCCTGGTTCCCCTGATCCGAGATGCCCCAAGGTGGCCATTACTAAAAAGCCAGGATGTTATGAAGGATCTGATGATCCAAAATGCCAGCCAGCCACCTACTTACCGCCAACAACTCGCACACCGACAGTTGCTCCTAAGCCAAGATGCTACCCGGGATCAACGGATCCAAGCTGTCCACAACCAACTACAAGAACACCTTTAACAACATCTAGGCCACGATGCTATCCAGGATCAACGGATCCAAGTTGTCCCCAACCTACTACAAGGACACCCGTAACTACTTCGAAACCAAGGTGTTATCCGGGCTCCACTGATCCTGAATGCCAACCGGCGACTAGACCTCCAGCAACCACACCCAAGCCAAGGTGCTATCCAGGCTCTAACGATCCCGATTGCCAGCCCGCAACCTATCTTCCGCCAACAACGAGACGAACTCCAATAACTACACCAAAGCCAAGGTGTTACCCAGGATCTCCCGATCCGACCTGTTCACCCGTTACCCGACCACCGTTGACCACTTCAAGGCCAAGGTGTTACCCAGGATCTCCTGACCCCGAGTGTCAACCAAAAACAAGACGTCCTGTGACTACATCAAAACCAAGATGCTATCCAGGCTCCAGTGATCCTGAATGTCAGCCCGCGACAAGACCTCCAGCAACAACACCAAAGCCGAGGTGCTATCCTGGTTCTAATGATCCCGAGTGCCTTAACTGCTATCCTGGTTCCCCTGATCCAAGATGTCCCAAAGTGCCTACCACCAAAAAAGCAGGATGTTACGAAGGTTCAGACGATCCCAGGTGCCAGCCTGCCACCTATTTGCCACCAACTACTCGCGCACCGACTAGTGCGCCTAAGCCAAGATGTTATCCCGGATCAACGGACCCAAGCTGCCCTCAACCAACTACAAGGACACCTTTGACAACATCTAGGCCACGTTGCTACCCAGGATCTACGGATCCTAGCTGTCCACAACCAACTACAAGGACACCTTTGACAACATCTAAGCCGAGATGCTACCCAGGATCCACGGACCCAAGCTGTCCACAACCAACCACACGGACCCCTGTTACTACAGCCAAGCCCAGGTGCTATCCGGGCTCACCTGATCCTGAGTGCCAGCCCCTAACAACACCAAAGCCTAGGTGTTATCCAGGTTCCAATGACCCAGATTGCCAGCCCGCAACGTATCTTCCACCTACGACAAGAAGGACGACAATCCCCCCAACTAGGCCAAGGTGCTATCCAGGATCAAGTGATCCTGCCTGTCCAACAGTAACAAGACCTCCATTGACTACTTCAAAGCCCAGGTGCTATCCCGGATCAACAGATCCGAGCTGTCCACAACCAACTACAAGAACACCTTTGACAACATCTAGGCCAAGGTGCTACCCAGGGTCAACGGATCCAAGCTGTCCACAACCAACTACAAGGACGCCTGCCACTACTTCCAAGCCAAGGTGCTATCCAGgatcgaccgatcccgactGCCAGCCCGCAACCTATCTTCCCCCAACAACGAGACGTACTCCAGTTACTACTCCTAAGCCAAGATGTTATCCGGGATCTCCTGATCCAGAATGTCAACCTAAAACAAGACCGCCTGTGACTACATCTAAGCCTAGGTGCTACCCGGGGTCGACAGACAGTCGTTGCCCACAAATCGTGACAGTTCCTCCCACAAAGCAGGAACCAAAGTCAGCTTGCTACCCAGGATCGAAGGACCCTGAGTGCCTTAACTGCTATCCTGGTTCTCCTGATCCAAGATGTCCAAAGGTGCCTACCACCAAAAAGGCAGGATGCTACGAGGGATCTGACGACCCCAGATGCCAGCCTGCCACATACTTGCCACCGACTACTCGTACACCGACTAGTGCGCCTAAGCCAAGATGTTACCCCGGATCAACGGACCCAAGCTGTCCTCAACCAACTACAAGGACACCTTTGACAACATCTAGACCACGATGCTACCCAGGATCAACAGATCCAAGCTGTCCACAACCAACTACAAAGGCACCCGTAACTACTTCAAAGCCAAGGTGTTATCCGGGAACAACAGATCCCAGCTGTCCACAGCCAACGACAAGGACACCTTTGACAACTTCGAAGCCCAGGTGCTATCCAGGCTCAAGAGATCCCAGTTGCCAACCAGCGACATACTCTCCACCGACTTCTAAATCTCTCATAACAACCTCTAGGCCAAGGTGCTACCCCGGCTCAGACGATCCGGAATGCCAGCCAGCAACGTACCTTCCTCCAACCACAAGAGTACCCGTAACGACATCGAAACCAAACTGTTATCCCGGATCCACGGATAGTCGCTGCCCGCAAAAACCTCCGACAACACCAAGGCCCAGATGTTATCCCGGATCACCTGATCCAGAATGCCAGCCGGCAACATACCTCCCACCGACAACTAGAAGAACCACTGTGGCGACGAGCAGGCCACGTTGCTATCCTGGCTCCACTGATCCAGATTGCCAACCAGCCACATATTCTCCCCCCACTACGAGAACTCCGGTGACCACTTCTAAGCCAAATTGTTATCCCGGATCCACAGATAGGCGCTGTCCTCAGATCCCAGTGACTACGCCGAGGCCTAGATGCTATCCTGGATCGTCGGACCCGAGCTGCCAACCTGCCACATATTCTCCCCCCACGACAAGAACGCCTGTGACTACTTCCAAGCCGAATTGTTATCCAGGTTCCACCGACAAACGTTGCCCCCAGGTCCCAGTAACGACCCAGAGGCCGAGATGTTATCCGGGCTCACCTGATCCAGAATGTCAGCccgccacttatcttccgccAACAACTAAAGTAACTACAAGAACTCCTGTGACTACTACCAAGCCGAACTGCTATCCTGGTTCCACAGACAAGCGTTGCCCGCAGATTCCGGTGACAACTGAAAGGCCAAAGTCTGCTTGTTATCCAGGATCACAGGATCCGGAATGCCTCAACTGCTACCCTGGCTCCCCAGACCCTAGATGTCCCAAAGTTCCGACCACCAAGAAAGCTGGATGTTTCGATGGATCGGATGATCCTAGGTGTCAGCCGGCAACATACTTGCCGCCTGTAACCCACCGCACTCCTACTCCCGCTCCGAAACCCAATTGCTATCCAGGATCAACTGATCCACGTTGCCCACAAACAACAACTAGAAGGATTCCAATCACAACTGCAAAGCCAAGGTGTTACCCAGGATCACCAGATCCGGACTGTCAACCGGCAACTACTAGGGCACCAGTTACCACCTTGAGGCCGAGATGTTATCCTGGCTCGAGTGATCCTGAATGTCAGCCGGCCACGACAAGGATCCCGGTGACTACTTCCAAGCCAAATTGCTATCCAGGATCCACGGATAGTCGCTGTCCACAGATACCATTAACCACTCCAAGGCCTAGGTGTTATCCTGGATCCCCGGATCCCAGCTGCCAGCCTGCCACTTATCTGCCTCCAACAACGTCACGTCCGGTTCCTACTGTCCCAACAACTAGGGCACCAGTGACGACTTTAAGGCCCAAGTGCTATCCGGGATCAAACGATCTGGAATGCCAGCTTATCCCCACAAGAAAACCTGAAACCACATCCAAGCCAAACTGCTACCCAGGCTCCACAGATAGGCGTTGTCCCCAAGTGCCTGTTACGACCCTAAAGCCTAGGTGTTATCCTGGATCACCGGATCCCAGCTGCCAGCCCGCCACTTACCTTCCACCCACAACATCGCGTCCAGTTCCTACTCTAGCAACAACTAGAATACCAGTGACTACCGTGAGACCGCGGTGCTATCCGGGCTCAAGCGATCCGGAATGTCAGCCAGCCACGACAAGAATTCCAGTGACCACATCGAAGCCGAATTGCTATCCTGGTTCCAACGATAGCCGCTGCCCCCAGGTTCCAATAACGACTCAAAGGCCCAGATGTTATCCTGGCTCTACTGATCCGGAATGTCAGCCCGCCACTTACCTCCCACCGACAACTAGAAGAACAACTGTTCCAACGAGTAAGCCACGATGCTACCCTGGCTCTGATGATCCCGCGTGCCAACCTGCCACGTATTCTCCCCCCACGACGAGAACGCCCGTGACGACTTCCAAACCCAATTGCTACCCCGGTTCCACTGACAGTCGGTGCCCGCAGATTCCGCTGACAACCGAAAAACCCAAGTCCGCGTGCTATCCGGGTTCCTCAGATCCGGAATGTCTAAACTGCTATCCTGGCTCCCCGGATCCTAGGTGTCCAAAAGTTCCGACCACTAGGAAAGCGGGATGTTTCGAGGGCTCAGATGATCCCAGATGTCAGCCTGCCACTTACTTGCCTCCTGCCACCCACCGCACTCCTACTCCCGCTCCGAAACCGAACTGCTATCCAGGATCACCAGATCCTCGTTGCCCACAAACCCCGACAACTAGGATCCCAGTTACAACTGCAAGGCCTAGGTGTTATCCAGGATCACCAGATCCGGAATGTCAACCGGCAACCACTAGGGCACCAGTTACCACCTTGAGAACGAGATGTTATCCTGGCTCGAGTGACCCTGAATGTCAGCCGGCTACGACAAGGATTCCGGTGACTACTTCCAAGCCAAATTGTTATCCCGGATCCACGGATAGTCGCTGTCCACAGATACCAGTAACCACTCCAAGGCCTAGGTGTTACCCTGGATCACCGGATCCCAGCTGCCAGCCTGCCACTTATCTGCCTCCAACAACGTCACGTCCGGTTCCCACTCTCCCAACAACCAGAGCACCAGTGACTACTCAAAGGCCGAGGTGTTATCCGGGATCAAGTGACCCAGAGTGTCAGCCTGCCGCGACCAGGGCACCTATTACTACTCCCAAGCCAAACTGTTACCCAGGCTCCTCAGATCCGCGCTGCCCGTCGGTCCCAGTGACGACACCAAGGCCAAGATGTTATCCCGGTTCAACGGATCCGGATTGTCAGCCTGCCACTTACACCCCGCCGACAACGAGAGTGCCATTAACCACCTCTAGACCACGTTGTTATCTGGGATCGAATGATCCCTCTTGCCAGCCAGCCACCTATCTGCCACCGACAGCAGCACGCCCTCCGATTACATCGGCCAAACCAAGGTGCTATCCGGGATCCAACGAACCCGGGTGCCAGATACCAACGACCAGGACGCCCGTTGTGGAAACGACACCGGTTTACTGTTACCCAGGTTCTATTGATCCTCGTTGCCCCGATTCCGGCTACAGGGGCACCAGTCGCATCCCGGCCACCTATCTCCCACCGTTGAGTGACCCGGGCTACGACAGGACTATCCGCAATGCGAAGACCTCCTTCTTCAAGGAAATCAACCACCTAGCCTTAACGGACAACAATGTGTTCGAACTGGAGGATGACGACGAGGTGTCGTCGAGGGTGAAGCGTGAGCTGAGTTTCGAGGACGAGAGCGAGGACCTCCTCTCCAAGAGAATCATGAAGCGCGAGTTCAACGAACAGCCATCAGAGCAAGAAGTGATTTCCCTGACCCTCGGAGTCAGGATGGGCATCAGTGTAAAATAA
- the LOC6506770 gene encoding uncharacterized protein C7orf26 homolog — MSMSVETNKATLRKLDMKLDNYPTCAVEALTRLETLIASRNKQNLVMQIISEYIFLERNTKDGDGRKSQALPISQLNLFQEFQLIITLIEYFSRPGRDATRNAIFLSLFGSHLTPQRSKLLARLISTAVSGSVAPLLSSAGTWMQQVGCKTPLSLEVAQNIVSDFICYSRKTPEQLKQLPMVGPHFAANFMVSVTDLYLNDQRSNILTPPPDALLDTLTEWMTENPTLCQASQQPLVLPAGAIAMPYATPLAGLLRWVVLAPLVSNRASYSNLHLSILRTLQQLGSSSDSTALPFQDLMQIVKSLQSYCARLAESKTSPDSDEAYQKCMERFAQAVQIALNSNCITNQIQLLLVLESLPSHKLMKIVIASHKK; from the exons ATGTCCATGTCGGTCGAAACAAATAAAGCCACGCTACGGAAGCTGGACATGAAGCTGGATAACTATCCGACGTGTGCGGTGGAGGCACTTACTCGATTGG AAACCTTAATTGCTAGCCGGAATAAACAGAATCTGGTTATGCAGATCATATCAGAGTACATATTCCTCGAGAGAAACACCAAGGATGGCGACGGACGGAAGTCTCAGGCGCTACCGATTAGCCAGCTAAATCTATTCCAGGAGTTTCAGCTAATTATTACGCTGATCGAGTACTTCTCCAGGCCAGGTCGCGATGCTACCCGCAATGCAATATTCCTGTCGTTATTTGGCAGTCATCTGACGCCGCAGCGCTCCAAGCTTCTTGCCAGGCTCATAAGCACTGCCGTTTCTGGGTCTGTGGCGCCGCTCCTGTCTTCAGCCGGTACCTGGATGCAACAAGTGGGCTGCAAGACACCGCTCAGCCTGGAAGTGGCCCAGAATATAGTCAGCGATTTTATATGCTACTCCCGCAAAACTCCGGAGCAACTGAAGCAGCTGCCCATGGTGGGACCGCACTTTGCGGCCAATTTCATGGTTTCCGTGACGGATTTGTACCTTAATGACCAGCGTTCGAACATATTGACGCCGCCACCAGATGCTCTACTGGATACACTAACTGAATGGATGACGGAGAATCCAACGTTGTGTCAAGCGTCACAGCAACCTTTGGTGCTGCCGGCAGGAGCTATTGCTATGCCCTATGCTACTCCGTTGGCTGGACTCCTCCGCTGGGTGGTACTTGCTCCCCTAGTCTCTAACCGCGCTTCCTACAGCAATCTCCATCTCTCCATCCTGCGAACTCTTCAGCAACTCGGGAGCAGTAGCGATTCAACGGCGCTTCCCTTCCAGGACCTCATGCAGATTGTTAAATCCCTGCAGAGCTACTGCGCACGACTTGCCGAATCCAAAACGTCTCCAGATTCGGATGAAGCCTATCAGAAGTGCATGGAGCGATTTGCCCAGGCTGTTCAAATTGCATTGAACTCCAACTGCATAACCAATCAGATTCAGCTGCTCCTCGTCCTGGAGTCTTTGCCGTCACATAAGCTAATGAAAATAGTTATTGCATCGCATAAAAAGTAG